One Diospyros lotus cultivar Yz01 chromosome 1, ASM1463336v1, whole genome shotgun sequence genomic window carries:
- the LOC127806075 gene encoding B3 domain-containing protein At3g19184-like isoform X1 has translation MVVHKAAKYEEIRRKRVEENKKLIEQLNLNKLSQALRSTPSPKSSPMKRVKPRTPQLPADLSVLRRSSRIADKPPSNYKEEPIEALGRPRSLRTYSHGRRDLANRVYASDEDRACAIEKAEEIESGLEPDFPSFVKPMLQSHVTGGFWLGLPVQFSKAHLPDHDEFITLLDEDDNETSTKYLAQKTGLSAGWRGFAIDHQLVDGDALVFQLIQPTKFKLQQVYIIRVNPGEDSDEAAQQ, from the exons ATGGTGGTGCACAAAGCAGCAAAATACGAGGAAATCCGCCGGAAGAGGGTTGAGGAGAACAAGAAATTGATTGAACAACTGAATCTCAACAAGCTCTCTCAAGCTCTCCGTTCCACTCCCAGCCCCAAGTCCTCTCCA ATGAAGCGGGTGAAGCCTCGGACGCCCCAGCTGCCAGCGGATCTCTCGGTGCTTAGGAGATCCAGTCGTATTGCAGACAAACCACCAAGCAATTACAAGGAA GAGCCTATTGAAGCATTGGGCAGGCCTAGAAG TTTAAGGACTTACAGCCATGGGCGAAGGGATTTGGCAAATCGAGTATATGCCTCGGATGAAGACCGGGCATGCGCCATAGAGAAAGCagaagaaatcgaatcgggttTAGAACCCGACTTTCCCAGCTTCGTGAAGCCCATGCTCCAATCCCATGTGACTGGAGGATTTTGGCTG GGACTTCCTGTCCAGTTCTCCAAGGCACACCTTCCAGACCATGACGAGTTCATCACCTTACTGGACGAGGATGATAATGAGACCTCCACCAAGTATCTCGCCCAGAAAACGGGGCTCAGTGCCGGATGGAGAGGTTTTGCTATCGATCACCAACTAGTTGATGGTGATGCATTAGTTTTCCAACTAATCCAGCCAACAAAATTCAAG TTGCAACAGGTTTATATTATAAGGGTGAACCCAGGCGAAGACAGTGATGAAGCTGCACAACAGTAG
- the LOC127806075 gene encoding B3 domain-containing protein At3g19184-like isoform X2 yields the protein MVVHKAAKYEEIRRKRVEENKKLIEQLNLNKLSQALRSTPSPKSSPMKRVKPRTPQLPADLSVLRRSSRIADKPPSNYKEEPIEALGRPRSLRTYSHGRRDLANRVYASDEDRACAIEKAEEIESGLEPDFPSFVKPMLQSHVTGGFWLGLPVQFSKAHLPDHDEFITLLDEDDNETSTKYLAQKTGLSAGWRGFAIDHQLVDGDALVFQLIQPTKFKVYIIRVNPGEDSDEAAQQ from the exons ATGGTGGTGCACAAAGCAGCAAAATACGAGGAAATCCGCCGGAAGAGGGTTGAGGAGAACAAGAAATTGATTGAACAACTGAATCTCAACAAGCTCTCTCAAGCTCTCCGTTCCACTCCCAGCCCCAAGTCCTCTCCA ATGAAGCGGGTGAAGCCTCGGACGCCCCAGCTGCCAGCGGATCTCTCGGTGCTTAGGAGATCCAGTCGTATTGCAGACAAACCACCAAGCAATTACAAGGAA GAGCCTATTGAAGCATTGGGCAGGCCTAGAAG TTTAAGGACTTACAGCCATGGGCGAAGGGATTTGGCAAATCGAGTATATGCCTCGGATGAAGACCGGGCATGCGCCATAGAGAAAGCagaagaaatcgaatcgggttTAGAACCCGACTTTCCCAGCTTCGTGAAGCCCATGCTCCAATCCCATGTGACTGGAGGATTTTGGCTG GGACTTCCTGTCCAGTTCTCCAAGGCACACCTTCCAGACCATGACGAGTTCATCACCTTACTGGACGAGGATGATAATGAGACCTCCACCAAGTATCTCGCCCAGAAAACGGGGCTCAGTGCCGGATGGAGAGGTTTTGCTATCGATCACCAACTAGTTGATGGTGATGCATTAGTTTTCCAACTAATCCAGCCAACAAAATTCAAG GTTTATATTATAAGGGTGAACCCAGGCGAAGACAGTGATGAAGCTGCACAACAGTAG